In one Bradyrhizobium sp. 4 genomic region, the following are encoded:
- a CDS encoding sensor histidine kinase, with the protein MNALSEADQRMREVENENDVLRDLLLKAGVEANAHVAAAKLQTVLIGELHHRVKNMLAIASAIAAQSLRDASSIDAAAKTIAERMSALGVSHDLLIQQSWTGAGCRTLIENAIKAFQTKGFEQFTIEGNNVAVSSGPAVALSMIIHELSTNALKYGALSVAEGRSPSLGRLTRKTNAFILNGANAVDRRLSNQPKRILVAVSFRRLCPVSLKAKLDCCSSQPESFATSTFP; encoded by the coding sequence ATGAATGCTTTGAGCGAGGCCGATCAGCGCATGCGAGAAGTTGAGAACGAAAACGACGTGCTTCGCGACCTCCTTTTGAAAGCAGGCGTTGAAGCGAACGCCCACGTGGCTGCCGCAAAACTACAAACCGTTCTTATCGGGGAACTGCACCATCGCGTAAAGAACATGCTCGCGATTGCATCCGCGATTGCGGCTCAAAGCCTACGGGATGCTTCATCTATTGACGCGGCGGCCAAGACCATCGCCGAGCGGATGAGCGCGCTCGGCGTATCTCATGATCTCTTGATTCAACAAAGCTGGACCGGGGCGGGTTGCCGAACGCTGATCGAGAACGCGATCAAAGCATTTCAGACCAAAGGCTTCGAGCAATTCACTATTGAGGGGAACAACGTCGCCGTGTCTTCAGGACCTGCGGTCGCGTTGTCTATGATAATTCACGAGCTAAGCACCAATGCGTTGAAATATGGCGCGCTGTCAGTTGCTGAGGGACGGTCGCCATCACTTGGTCGATTGACGCGGAAAACCAACGCTTTCATCTTGAATGGCGCGAACGCGGTGGACCGCCGGTTGTCGAACCAGCCAAAAAGAATTTTGGTAGCCGTTTCATTCAGACGGCTTTGCCCGGTCAGCTTAAAGGCGAAGCTCGATTGCTGTTCGAGTCAACCGGAGTCGTTTGCGACATCAACATTCCCCTAA
- a CDS encoding FIST N-terminal domain-containing protein has product MRASVVSTDLRDSASAGQYLAAEVQKSLTKSPDALVVFAAPQHDHQAMLSAIKRELPETIVVGASSAGEFTNVTSGQGLACAMGLVGEDVVFSYSIGRNLARDAASAAQAMVSRFTPTPPGQFPFRSALVLADALAGHADILVDQLTLATAGQYQFFGGGAGDNAQFQKTTVFCGDEVLSDAAVALEILSSKPLGVGVSHGWRPASKAYRVTASDGMRVISLDGFPAIEAFEEHAKETAQNLDRKEPLPFFLHNIIGVETGVEHRLRVPLAVDAGGAVICAAEVPTGSVVRIMRTSTESAVAAAKVASNAALSALGGRPAAALFFDCVATRLRMGDEFGLELASLQERFSDVPLTGCNTHGQIARAEGQFSGFHNCTAVVCVFPE; this is encoded by the coding sequence ATGAGGGCATCGGTCGTTTCAACCGATTTGCGAGATAGCGCGAGTGCAGGCCAGTACTTGGCTGCTGAAGTGCAAAAATCCCTAACTAAATCGCCCGACGCTTTGGTCGTATTTGCTGCTCCCCAGCATGATCACCAAGCGATGCTTTCGGCCATCAAGAGGGAGTTGCCCGAGACGATAGTTGTCGGTGCCTCGTCTGCAGGTGAGTTTACGAATGTGACGAGCGGGCAAGGCTTAGCCTGCGCAATGGGACTGGTAGGAGAGGACGTAGTCTTTTCATACAGTATCGGGCGTAATCTCGCGCGGGATGCCGCTTCGGCCGCCCAAGCGATGGTTTCCAGGTTTACACCCACACCACCCGGCCAGTTTCCGTTTCGATCCGCTCTCGTTTTGGCTGACGCTCTAGCCGGACACGCTGATATTTTGGTGGATCAGCTGACATTAGCTACAGCCGGTCAATATCAATTCTTTGGTGGAGGCGCGGGGGACAACGCTCAATTCCAAAAGACAACGGTATTTTGTGGTGACGAAGTTTTGTCCGACGCCGCGGTCGCCCTGGAAATTCTTTCTTCGAAGCCATTAGGGGTAGGCGTTAGTCACGGCTGGAGACCCGCTTCAAAGGCCTATCGCGTAACGGCAAGCGACGGAATGCGGGTAATCAGCCTTGATGGCTTCCCTGCTATCGAAGCGTTCGAAGAACACGCCAAAGAAACCGCTCAGAACTTGGATCGGAAAGAACCATTACCATTCTTCCTGCATAATATCATTGGAGTGGAGACAGGGGTCGAGCATCGCTTGCGGGTGCCCCTTGCTGTCGACGCAGGGGGCGCAGTTATATGCGCTGCTGAGGTCCCCACTGGGTCAGTTGTAAGAATCATGAGGACTAGTACAGAATCAGCGGTCGCTGCCGCGAAGGTGGCTTCAAATGCTGCCCTGTCTGCATTAGGCGGGCGTCCAGCCGCTGCCCTTTTCTTTGATTGCGTCGCTACCAGGCTGCGGATGGGGGACGAGTTCGGCTTAGAGCTCGCCAGCTTGCAGGAAAGATTTTCCGATGTTCCACTGACAGGGTGTAATACCCACGGTCAAATCGCGCGGGCGGAAGGCCAGTTCAGTGGCTTTCACAATTGCACTGCGGTGGTCTGCGTATTTCCCGAGTAG
- a CDS encoding ATP-binding protein, giving the protein MNDDGACLLNGFADANRRQEASARLAREMGGEAFLVFLKDEETGSFAPAQGFHQRLPGGPSWRSFLNQASRCCEFSGEVAFPGPNTLVPAVSRADPTAILMFVGRNLCVRWNEIEPGLPLLIELLKTEARVHIALARERSAREAATHATHLAKALDGARKSVSATSLRLQQLNATLEQRVAEEIARRNEAEAALRQAQKLEAIGQLTGGVAHDFNNLLTVIMGGLETIGRQIASISDAPQLARIMRAQAMAHHASQRAATLTARLLAFSRRQPLDPRSIDVDRLLAGMTELLNSTLGERVRLEIVGNAGLWSALADASELEHAILNLAVNARDAMPGGGRLTIETGNTWLDDEYVTALPEPVPSGQYVLVAVTDTGSGMDKSTVDRVFEPFFTTKEVGKGTGLGLSQVYGFVRQTGGHIRIYSELGHGTTVKIYLPRSQTGPDEQVNRIPPTATMLRGNEAILVVEDHDDLRAYSSGVLRELGYQVFEAADAASAIGFLESSRTIDLLFTDVVLPDNLHGKNIADHARRLHPTIKVLFTTGYTRNAIVHNGRLDAGVNLLSKPFTFRALAEKVRKILDET; this is encoded by the coding sequence TTGAACGATGATGGGGCGTGCCTTCTGAATGGATTTGCCGACGCCAACCGTAGGCAGGAAGCCTCGGCCCGATTGGCTAGGGAAATGGGAGGCGAAGCATTTCTTGTCTTCTTGAAAGATGAGGAAACCGGCAGTTTTGCGCCAGCTCAGGGATTTCATCAGCGTCTGCCTGGCGGCCCGTCTTGGCGCTCATTTTTAAACCAGGCGTCGCGCTGCTGCGAGTTCTCTGGAGAGGTGGCGTTTCCTGGTCCAAACACACTCGTTCCCGCAGTGTCTCGTGCAGACCCTACGGCAATTTTGATGTTTGTCGGCAGGAATTTGTGTGTCCGTTGGAATGAAATAGAGCCGGGACTTCCGCTACTAATCGAGTTACTTAAAACCGAGGCAAGGGTTCATATAGCGCTGGCACGCGAGCGTTCCGCCAGGGAGGCGGCGACTCATGCGACGCATCTCGCAAAAGCGCTTGATGGCGCGCGTAAAAGTGTATCGGCGACATCCCTGAGACTGCAGCAGCTGAATGCCACCCTTGAACAGCGTGTAGCGGAAGAAATTGCGCGTCGGAATGAGGCGGAAGCAGCGCTGCGTCAGGCGCAGAAGCTCGAAGCTATCGGTCAGCTTACCGGCGGGGTTGCACATGACTTTAACAACTTGCTCACCGTGATAATGGGAGGCCTTGAGACGATCGGCCGGCAAATTGCAAGTATATCCGATGCACCACAGCTTGCGCGGATCATGCGTGCCCAAGCAATGGCGCATCACGCATCCCAGCGAGCGGCGACGCTTACCGCGCGATTGTTGGCATTTTCGCGCCGCCAACCGCTCGATCCAAGGTCAATTGATGTCGATCGCTTGCTCGCGGGAATGACGGAATTGCTTAACAGCACATTGGGAGAACGGGTCCGGCTTGAAATCGTAGGCAACGCCGGTTTGTGGAGCGCCTTGGCTGACGCGTCTGAGCTGGAACATGCGATCCTTAATCTTGCTGTCAATGCCCGAGATGCAATGCCCGGCGGCGGACGACTTACAATCGAGACCGGCAATACATGGTTGGACGATGAGTATGTTACTGCACTGCCAGAACCCGTCCCTTCCGGCCAATACGTTTTGGTGGCCGTTACAGACACTGGAAGCGGAATGGATAAGTCTACCGTAGACCGCGTATTCGAGCCATTCTTCACCACAAAAGAGGTCGGCAAAGGCACCGGCCTGGGCTTGAGCCAAGTCTACGGTTTCGTGCGACAAACGGGTGGGCACATCAGGATTTATAGCGAATTAGGTCATGGCACGACAGTCAAAATCTATCTTCCTCGATCCCAAACGGGCCCCGACGAGCAGGTAAATCGCATCCCGCCGACTGCGACAATGTTACGGGGGAATGAGGCTATCTTAGTTGTGGAAGATCATGACGATTTGCGTGCCTATTCATCCGGAGTTCTCCGTGAACTCGGATATCAAGTCTTTGAAGCGGCGGACGCAGCATCGGCAATCGGCTTTCTTGAATCGTCTCGGACCATCGATTTACTTTTCACCGATGTGGTGCTGCCGGATAATCTTCACGGAAAAAATATCGCAGATCACGCTAGAAGGCTGCATCCGACGATCAAGGTGTTGTTCACTACGGGTTACACGCGCAATGCGATAGTCCACAACGGCCGCCTTGATGCGGGGGTCAACTTGTTGAGCAAGCCGTTTACGTTTCGCGCGCTGGCCGAGAAAGTAC